A region of Deinococcus rubellus DNA encodes the following proteins:
- a CDS encoding GH39 family glycosyl hydrolase has protein sequence MPLKTQVHALLMLSLSFAIAGSAAAMPATLTLSAAPATPLPPTVIGGFNYGNWMPVVEAEKDLRSVAPTLLRFPGGNVGDENDLNAASLVPLKSNLEILTTGKEPPALMVQTRVFGGKPGAKNAPEDAAQAAKDTQAASLKVAYWEIGNEPDLYSVNRGDATWTAQRYCDTFRAQRQAILNVDPAARFAGPAVSNTGDGAVRFLSEFVKGCGDIVDLLTWHEYPTDGQSSDADALASVSVIDRDVKRFRALMDSPESNPKGYTRRTPLGVTEYSLSYFSNRPRHLSDQVGALWAAEATVRLAENGASVAAYFALQATGGHGLVDLAGIPRPTLYAFQQLHAFTGSWLPMTSDDPALWTHAAQDGALLSVLVTNTATEPHPLTTALPGYQLVGGKTFTQKTVDDEDPMIRLPLAATLELPARSLTRLVYKKQ, from the coding sequence ATGCCGCTCAAAACTCAGGTTCACGCGCTCCTCATGCTCTCGCTCAGCTTTGCCATTGCTGGGTCCGCCGCCGCCATGCCCGCCACCCTGACGCTCAGTGCCGCCCCCGCCACGCCGCTACCACCCACCGTGATCGGCGGCTTCAATTACGGCAACTGGATGCCTGTGGTCGAGGCCGAGAAAGACCTGCGGAGTGTGGCCCCGACCCTGCTGCGCTTTCCCGGCGGCAACGTGGGCGACGAGAACGACCTGAACGCCGCCAGTCTGGTGCCGCTCAAATCCAACCTGGAAATCCTGACCACCGGCAAGGAACCCCCCGCCCTGATGGTGCAGACCCGCGTGTTCGGTGGCAAGCCGGGGGCCAAGAATGCACCCGAGGACGCTGCTCAGGCCGCCAAAGACACGCAGGCCGCAAGCCTCAAGGTGGCCTACTGGGAAATCGGCAACGAGCCGGACCTGTACTCGGTCAACCGGGGCGACGCCACCTGGACGGCCCAGCGCTACTGCGATACCTTCCGGGCACAGCGGCAGGCCATTTTGAACGTTGACCCGGCGGCCAGATTCGCCGGGCCAGCCGTCTCCAACACGGGCGACGGGGCCGTCCGCTTTCTGAGCGAGTTCGTGAAGGGCTGCGGCGACATCGTGGATTTGCTGACCTGGCACGAGTACCCCACCGACGGCCAGTCCAGTGACGCCGACGCCCTGGCCAGTGTCTCGGTCATTGACCGCGACGTGAAGCGTTTCCGGGCGCTGATGGACAGCCCCGAAAGCAACCCGAAAGGCTACACCCGCCGCACGCCGCTGGGCGTCACCGAGTACAGCCTGTCGTATTTCAGCAACCGCCCGCGCCACCTCAGCGATCAGGTGGGCGCGCTGTGGGCTGCCGAGGCCACTGTGAGACTGGCCGAGAATGGCGCGAGCGTGGCCGCCTACTTCGCCCTGCAAGCCACCGGTGGGCACGGCCTGGTCGATCTGGCGGGCATCCCGAGGCCCACCCTCTACGCCTTCCAGCAACTCCATGCCTTCACCGGAAGCTGGCTGCCCATGACCAGCGACGACCCGGCCCTGTGGACGCACGCGGCGCAGGACGGTGCACTCTTGAGCGTGCTGGTGACCAACACCGCCACCGAGCCGCACCCACTCACCACCGCGCTGCCGGGCTACCAGCTCGTCGGCGGCAAGACCTTTACCCAGAAGACGGTGGACGACGAGGACCCCATGATCCGCCTGCCGCTGGCCGCCACGCTGGAGTTGCCCGCGCGCTCGCTGACCCGGCTGGTCTATAAAAAGCAGTAA
- a CDS encoding PadR family transcriptional regulator codes for MPRSAPDSPEPNLLRGHLDLILLSIIQGEPKYGLEISKQAQERTQGYFDLKVGSLYPALHRLEKAGFVRGEFRSALRSGSPVKVYALTESGGRELEARRREFEIFTQQLGKLWQLGGAK; via the coding sequence ATGCCCAGATCTGCACCCGATTCACCCGAACCCAATCTGCTGCGCGGCCACCTTGATCTGATCTTGCTCAGCATCATCCAGGGGGAGCCGAAATACGGCCTGGAAATCAGCAAGCAGGCGCAGGAGCGCACGCAAGGTTACTTCGACCTGAAGGTGGGCAGCCTTTATCCGGCCCTGCACCGCCTGGAAAAGGCGGGCTTCGTGCGCGGCGAGTTTCGGAGTGCTCTGCGCAGCGGCAGCCCGGTGAAGGTCTATGCCCTGACCGAGAGCGGCGGCAGGGAGTTGGAAGCGCGGCGGCGGGAGTTTGAGATTTTCACGCAGCAACTCGGCAAGCTCTGGCAACTGGGAGGAGCGAAATGA
- a CDS encoding permease prefix domain 1-containing protein, producing MNASERYLRAATRGLWGRQKRDLRTELAGHLNERVAEFRLGGLSVEEAERRTLHELGTPERVSGGMLSVHTIPALGKAGALSLLLATTLLTALPQGLAQVQSIYGSFPNIGPASYLNFEQLKAAIEKVGGELSGKPDDAFLTVPGAPRPQYPLNTMNWPGTTLVRENRSYLNTDTLIGGLLSSGADLRIVGWKNPTLRAGKASIQLETNDQRVVSSLYASTLNGDAAFGGDGIARGFALNASTGKELGFTGPFKKGGVYALVLPTLSYWTSQGSSSGPQDGYVILSSSVNQAQAGSVAFQVSDPKQPFKLYGNVRDFQAVLDPYRTIATAPVVHWDAAHPAPALILELSGHSGGDAYKVVSPTSIQAN from the coding sequence ATGAACGCGAGCGAGCGGTATTTGAGAGCGGCCACGCGGGGCTTGTGGGGCCGTCAGAAGCGCGATTTGCGAACTGAGCTTGCAGGCCATCTGAATGAGCGGGTGGCCGAGTTCCGGCTGGGCGGCCTGAGTGTGGAGGAAGCCGAGCGCCGGACGCTGCACGAACTCGGCACGCCCGAGCGGGTCAGCGGCGGGATGCTGAGCGTGCACACCATTCCAGCGCTGGGCAAGGCGGGGGCGCTGAGCTTGCTGCTGGCGACGACGCTGCTCACCGCCTTGCCGCAGGGGCTGGCGCAGGTACAGAGTATCTACGGGAGTTTTCCAAATATCGGTCCTGCCAGTTACCTGAATTTTGAACAGCTGAAGGCGGCCATCGAGAAGGTGGGCGGGGAACTCAGCGGCAAACCAGACGACGCTTTTCTGACGGTGCCAGGTGCGCCGCGTCCCCAGTACCCGCTCAACACCATGAATTGGCCGGGAACGACATTGGTGCGGGAGAATAGAAGCTATCTCAACACCGACACGCTCATTGGTGGTCTGCTCAGCTCCGGCGCAGATTTACGGATCGTGGGTTGGAAAAATCCCACCCTGAGAGCGGGCAAAGCCAGTATCCAACTTGAGACGAATGATCAGCGGGTCGTGAGCAGTCTGTATGCCAGCACACTCAACGGCGACGCTGCTTTCGGCGGCGACGGCATCGCCCGGGGCTTTGCTTTGAACGCGTCGACCGGAAAGGAACTTGGGTTCACGGGACCATTCAAGAAAGGTGGCGTGTATGCGCTGGTGCTGCCGACGCTGAGCTACTGGACTTCGCAAGGATCGAGCAGTGGCCCGCAGGACGGCTATGTCATCCTGAGCAGCAGCGTCAACCAGGCTCAAGCAGGGAGCGTGGCGTTTCAGGTGAGTGACCCCAAGCAGCCGTTCAAGCTCTACGGGAATGTCAGAGATTTTCAGGCCGTGCTTGATCCCTACCGCACCATCGCCACCGCGCCAGTCGTTCACTGGGACGCTGCCCACCCCGCCCCAGCGTTGATTCTCGAACTCTCCGGCCACTCCGGAGGCGACGCCTACAAAGTGGTGTCGCCCACCTCCATACAGGCCAACTGA
- a CDS encoding efflux RND transporter permease subunit, translated as MKKPPSSPDPVNAAPSSTRQRQREFFGRINPIVNFSVSRYVFSIGIFVGIVVFGFVSLRSLGVDLLPTINIPVVNVSTNYAGASPVAVDKQVTQVIESAVAQVIGATSVSSTSSTGSSRVTIQFADGTDQNASANQVASLVAGATRRLPSGVDPPSVRTFNPNAGAILEFGVSGGKDSLDNVYDYTNNVLLPALQLVDGVANVTLSGGSTRQIQVLLNPDKLASYGLTPSQVSSAITSSSVNSSIGTITQNNTSLTYTTNSLLTSVADVAGVKVDAARGIQVSDVADVRNSATTDSYTRVNGLPVVLVSIQQTAGSNAVSVVDNAKALLTGTKLPTGYKITFSNDTTTPIRTAIASTQHELYLTALVVAIVTMLFLGRLNTAFTVIAAIPISLAAAPILYKLMGFTFNQVSLLALIVAIGIVVDDSIVVAENVERYRALGYDRVQAVLKGASEVFSAVTAASLSLLAVLIPVSFLGGIIGSYLQQFALGLAAAVFLSWLEALLFLTVRMAYTPDAEPLNWRDAGRSFLKLPGAFTWGLRSVRTYWFWGLVIVALAAIWTTTHKPLYLAGVILLPIVLGLAAYLWGVVLAVLEALTTTLSGWTNGLLGVIRNAYVRTLDEALHFSPLVLLFSLAFLAATLVVAVPKLNFTFTPATDSGTLNANLRLPSDLSLATANQLLGRMETYFLSQKDVQTVQSSASSNGASVNITLKPIEQRPSVNVLTAEYQRGLQSLYTDQPDVRARIFSRGGFRGQGSQQTLTLVSSNLDTLTNRAALAVSTLEADPNVLSVSSSADNTSLENRFVPNQNLLTGTGLTASSVASTLSDYASGDNAGSIEVSGITYPIKVEINPARLTDEQSLLSLPVYSSALKSNLSVGQLGSVVQGVAPNQIQRDNRIYSLALSYQPAPDSALSTNQLTAKLQDDLTKAGILDNLVSVGAADRNGGAALGNQLGSLGLQAFGLSLLLVYLVMGSQFNSFRYPFYLLLPVPFAVAGALWLIFLSGSSLDIFGVLGFLLLIGLSAKNAIIYLEFVVEQMQELPLRDALIEASRLRFRPIVMTTITVMVVSLPLLLNNGSGSEYGKSISLVVLGGVSVSAIMTFFVVPAAFYLFERKRAEKDWARRAQLSRETRPAEARPPRTDGGYAPGS; from the coding sequence ATGAAGAAGCCGCCAAGCAGTCCTGACCCCGTCAACGCTGCTCCCAGCAGCACCCGCCAGCGCCAGAGAGAATTTTTCGGACGCATCAATCCCATCGTCAATTTCTCGGTGTCACGTTACGTCTTTTCCATCGGCATCTTCGTGGGCATTGTGGTGTTCGGCTTCGTGTCACTCAGATCGCTGGGCGTCGATCTGCTGCCCACCATCAATATTCCAGTGGTCAACGTCAGCACCAACTATGCTGGGGCCAGCCCCGTCGCCGTGGACAAGCAGGTCACCCAGGTCATCGAAAGCGCGGTGGCGCAGGTCATCGGGGCCACCAGCGTGTCGAGCACCAGCAGCACCGGCAGCAGCCGCGTCACCATTCAGTTTGCCGATGGCACCGATCAGAACGCCTCGGCCAACCAGGTGGCCTCACTGGTAGCGGGGGCCACGCGGCGGCTGCCCAGCGGCGTCGATCCGCCCAGTGTGCGAACCTTTAACCCCAACGCCGGAGCCATTCTGGAGTTCGGGGTTTCCGGCGGCAAAGACAGCCTGGACAACGTCTACGACTACACCAACAACGTGCTGCTGCCTGCTTTGCAACTGGTGGACGGGGTCGCCAACGTCACTTTGTCGGGCGGTTCGACCCGCCAGATTCAGGTGCTGCTCAACCCCGATAAGCTGGCCAGCTACGGCCTGACCCCCTCGCAGGTCAGCAGCGCCATCACGTCCAGCAGCGTCAATTCGTCGATTGGCACCATCACCCAGAACAATACCTCGCTGACCTACACCACCAACAGTCTGCTGACCAGCGTGGCCGACGTGGCAGGCGTCAAGGTGGACGCCGCACGCGGTATTCAGGTTTCAGACGTGGCCGATGTCAGAAACAGTGCCACCACCGACAGCTATACCCGCGTCAACGGCCTGCCGGTGGTGCTGGTCTCCATTCAGCAGACTGCCGGAAGCAACGCCGTGAGCGTGGTGGACAACGCCAAGGCGCTGCTGACCGGCACCAAACTGCCCACTGGGTACAAGATCACCTTCAGCAACGACACCACCACCCCGATCCGCACGGCCATCGCCTCCACGCAGCACGAGCTTTACCTCACCGCACTGGTGGTCGCCATCGTCACCATGCTGTTTCTGGGGCGGCTCAACACGGCCTTCACGGTCATCGCGGCCATTCCGATCTCGCTGGCCGCTGCGCCGATCCTGTATAAGCTGATGGGCTTTACCTTCAATCAGGTGTCGCTGCTGGCACTGATCGTGGCCATCGGCATCGTGGTCGACGATTCCATCGTGGTGGCCGAGAACGTGGAGCGCTACCGGGCGCTGGGCTACGACCGTGTTCAGGCCGTCCTCAAGGGCGCGTCGGAAGTCTTCAGCGCCGTGACAGCGGCCTCGCTCTCGCTGCTGGCGGTGCTGATTCCGGTCAGCTTTCTGGGCGGCATCATCGGCTCGTACCTCCAGCAGTTCGCGCTGGGGCTGGCAGCAGCGGTCTTCTTGTCGTGGCTCGAAGCCCTGCTGTTCCTGACGGTCCGGATGGCCTACACCCCTGACGCCGAGCCGCTGAATTGGCGCGACGCCGGGCGCAGCTTCCTGAAATTGCCGGGGGCCTTCACCTGGGGTCTGCGCTCGGTGCGGACCTACTGGTTCTGGGGACTGGTCATCGTGGCGCTGGCGGCCATCTGGACCACGACCCACAAGCCGCTCTACCTGGCAGGCGTGATTTTGCTGCCCATCGTGCTGGGCCTGGCAGCCTACCTGTGGGGCGTGGTGCTGGCCGTGCTGGAAGCCCTGACCACCACCCTCAGCGGCTGGACGAATGGCCTGCTGGGTGTGATCCGCAACGCCTACGTCCGGACGCTCGACGAGGCGCTGCACTTCAGCCCACTGGTGCTGCTGTTCTCGCTGGCCTTTCTGGCCGCCACCCTCGTCGTCGCCGTGCCGAAGCTCAACTTCACCTTCACGCCCGCCACCGATTCCGGCACCCTCAACGCCAACCTGCGGCTCCCGAGTGACCTCTCGCTGGCCACGGCCAACCAACTGCTGGGCCGTATGGAAACCTATTTCCTGAGTCAGAAGGACGTTCAGACGGTGCAGTCCTCGGCGTCGAGCAACGGGGCCAGCGTCAACATCACCCTGAAGCCCATCGAGCAGCGTCCCAGCGTCAACGTGCTGACCGCCGAGTACCAGCGTGGGCTGCAAAGCTTATATACCGACCAGCCGGATGTCCGCGCCCGTATCTTCAGCCGGGGCGGCTTCCGGGGCCAGGGCAGCCAGCAGACCCTGACGCTGGTGTCGTCCAACCTCGACACCCTGACCAACCGCGCCGCGCTGGCGGTCAGCACACTGGAGGCCGACCCCAACGTGCTGAGCGTGAGCAGCAGCGCCGACAACACCTCACTGGAAAACCGCTTCGTGCCGAACCAGAACCTGCTGACCGGCACCGGCCTCACCGCCAGCTCGGTGGCCAGCACCCTCAGCGACTACGCCTCAGGCGACAACGCGGGCAGCATCGAGGTGAGCGGCATCACCTATCCGATCAAGGTGGAGATCAACCCGGCCCGCCTGACCGACGAGCAGAGCCTGCTCTCGCTGCCGGTCTACTCGTCTGCGCTCAAGAGCAACCTCTCGGTGGGACAGCTCGGCAGCGTGGTGCAGGGCGTAGCGCCCAACCAGATCCAGCGTGACAACCGGATCTACAGCCTGGCGCTGAGTTACCAGCCCGCGCCGGACAGCGCCCTGAGCACCAACCAGCTCACCGCCAAGCTGCAAGATGATCTGACCAAAGCGGGCATCCTGGACAACCTGGTGTCGGTGGGCGCGGCGGACCGCAACGGCGGCGCGGCGCTGGGCAACCAGCTCGGCAGCCTGGGCCTGCAGGCGTTCGGCTTATCGCTGCTGCTGGTCTACCTGGTGATGGGATCGCAGTTCAATTCATTCCGCTACCCGTTCTATCTGCTACTGCCGGTGCCGTTCGCGGTGGCCGGGGCGCTGTGGCTGATCTTCCTGAGCGGCAGCAGCCTCGACATCTTCGGGGTGCTGGGCTTCCTGCTCCTGATCGGCCTGTCGGCCAAGAACGCCATCATCTACCTAGAATTCGTGGTGGAACAGATGCAGGAACTCCCCTTACGCGACGCCTTGATCGAAGCCAGCCGCCTGCGTTTCCGACCCATCGTGATGACGACCATCACGGTGATGGTCGTCAGCTTGCCGCTCTTACTCAATAACGGCAGCGGCTCGGAGTACGGCAAGAGCATTTCGCTGGTGGTGCTGGGCGGGGTCAGCGTCTCGGCCATCATGACCTTCTTCGTGGTGCCCGCCGCCTTCTACCTGTTTGAGCGCAAACGGGCCGAGAAGGACTGGGCACGCCGGGCGCAGCTCAGCCGCGAAACCCGGCCCGCCGAAGCCCGCCCGCCGCGCACCGATGGCGGCTACGCACCGGGAAGCTGA
- a CDS encoding efflux RND transporter periplasmic adaptor subunit — MPSSDASVPGDSPRSEPPISPPPRRRLPAWAITIPLLCLAAYGGYRLGQPAASTQTGGFGQGQFSQAGAGGQRQGQGGQAAGAQGQPQTNPSQAGPSSSGQSAGGAANAADGQGSGRRRAGAGAGSTGGQAQPGQTQTGQAGQFGPGTAQGQTGAGRGQFGQGGFGSGRAGRSGGGVTIPVTATAVKAGTLTTSRSTTGTVAPAQTTSVSTRSSGTVTTLSAQVGQSVKAGQTVVLLSNSDLNASVQSAQNALQSAQAQLANQSTTLTSNRTQLEQAVKSAQLALQNAQQTYTASKAIYDVGALAKSALDTQALAVQQAQGNLVTAQANLSANTTASSSGLRNLQISVDTARLNLQQAQTAAANVKVVAPFDGQVTALSVTDGEYLNAGSPAFSLVSSARTLTFNAPPSEAAALTVGRPLSFSVAQTSYPIKISQNPGAPTGGSVQLTARFIGEKLPPLGSVGTVQYQSTVGTGTLVPTTALQIDNANTSVYVVAGGKAKMQDVTVIGQTGDTAVVSGLKAGAQVIGQPPAGLIDGASVSTGSGGAGRGQGGGFGGPPGAR, encoded by the coding sequence ATGCCGAGTTCTGACGCGTCTGTACCGGGAGATTCGCCCCGCAGCGAGCCACCAATTTCACCGCCCCCTCGCCGCCGCCTGCCCGCCTGGGCCATCACCATTCCACTGCTGTGCCTGGCAGCCTACGGCGGCTACCGCCTGGGCCAGCCTGCCGCCAGTACCCAGACCGGCGGGTTCGGTCAGGGGCAATTCAGTCAGGCAGGTGCGGGGGGTCAGCGCCAGGGACAGGGCGGTCAGGCCGCTGGCGCTCAGGGCCAACCCCAGACCAACCCATCACAAGCTGGGCCGTCTTCTTCAGGACAAAGCGCAGGCGGCGCGGCCAACGCCGCAGACGGTCAAGGCAGCGGGCGGCGCAGGGCGGGCGCAGGGGCAGGCAGCACAGGCGGCCAGGCCCAGCCCGGACAAACTCAAACCGGACAGGCAGGTCAGTTTGGTCCAGGCACGGCGCAGGGCCAGACTGGAGCCGGGCGAGGCCAGTTTGGGCAAGGCGGCTTTGGCTCGGGACGCGCTGGCCGCAGCGGGGGCGGCGTCACCATTCCGGTCACGGCAACGGCGGTCAAAGCCGGAACGCTGACCACCAGCCGCAGCACCACCGGCACCGTCGCCCCCGCCCAGACCACCAGCGTGTCCACGCGCAGCAGCGGCACCGTCACGACCCTCAGCGCCCAGGTCGGGCAGAGTGTCAAGGCCGGGCAGACCGTGGTGCTGCTGAGCAACTCCGATCTGAACGCCAGTGTGCAGAGCGCCCAGAACGCCCTACAAAGCGCACAGGCCCAGCTCGCCAACCAGTCCACCACCCTCACGTCCAACCGCACCCAGCTCGAGCAGGCCGTCAAATCGGCCCAGCTCGCCCTGCAAAACGCCCAGCAGACCTATACCGCTTCCAAAGCCATTTACGACGTGGGGGCACTCGCCAAAAGCGCGTTGGACACCCAGGCCCTGGCCGTGCAGCAGGCCCAGGGCAATCTGGTCACCGCGCAGGCCAACCTCAGCGCCAACACCACCGCCAGCAGCAGCGGCCTCAGAAACTTGCAGATCAGCGTGGACACGGCCAGACTCAATCTCCAGCAGGCCCAGACCGCAGCGGCCAATGTCAAGGTGGTTGCCCCCTTCGACGGCCAGGTCACGGCGCTCTCAGTCACGGACGGCGAGTACCTCAACGCGGGCAGCCCGGCCTTCAGCCTGGTCAGTTCGGCCCGCACCCTGACGTTCAACGCGCCGCCCAGCGAGGCCGCCGCCCTGACGGTGGGCCGCCCGCTCAGCTTCAGCGTCGCCCAGACCAGCTATCCCATCAAGATTTCGCAAAATCCCGGTGCGCCCACCGGCGGCAGTGTGCAGCTTACCGCCCGCTTCATTGGCGAGAAGCTGCCGCCGCTCGGCTCGGTGGGGACAGTGCAGTATCAGTCCACGGTGGGCACGGGCACGCTGGTGCCCACCACCGCGCTGCAAATTGACAATGCCAATACTTCGGTGTATGTCGTGGCTGGCGGCAAAGCCAAGATGCAGGACGTGACGGTGATCGGCCAGACCGGCGACACGGCGGTGGTCAGCGGGCTGAAGGCCGGAGCACAGGTGATTGGTCAGCCGCCCGCCGGACTCATTGACGGTGCGAGCGTGAGCACCGGCTCGGGCGGCGCTGGCAGGGGCCAGGGCGGCGGCTTCGGCGGCCCTCCGGGTGCGCGATGA
- a CDS encoding lysophospholipid acyltransferase family protein produces MTGKFNFDKSDFFEWTLRTTIRRQIRNGLRGVWVRGGLPAGAAVLAPSHQSWWDGYALREVAWQLGQPFGVLMSERQLTTFPFLRLIGAIGAHELRPALRLLQAGSWVVVFPEGRIETPGKVRRVQAGAAWLAGASGAALIPVALRVVLRGQPRPEAYMRFGQAVSGPDLPEALQAELELLDAELLGSDPEQPLAGYLRFVGGPSGRDGQPDLAARWLAQLTREI; encoded by the coding sequence GTGACCGGCAAGTTTAATTTCGACAAGTCCGACTTTTTTGAGTGGACACTCAGAACCACCATTCGCCGCCAGATCAGAAACGGCCTGCGCGGCGTGTGGGTGCGTGGCGGGCTGCCCGCAGGCGCGGCGGTGCTGGCCCCCTCGCATCAGTCGTGGTGGGACGGGTACGCCCTGCGCGAGGTGGCCTGGCAACTAGGACAGCCCTTCGGCGTGCTGATGAGCGAGCGGCAACTCACCACCTTTCCTTTTTTGCGGCTGATCGGGGCCATCGGCGCTCATGAACTGCGCCCCGCGCTGAGGTTGCTCCAGGCCGGAAGCTGGGTGGTTGTCTTTCCGGAGGGCCGCATAGAAACGCCCGGCAAGGTGCGGCGGGTGCAAGCGGGCGCGGCGTGGCTTGCCGGAGCGTCCGGTGCGGCGCTGATTCCGGTGGCCCTGCGGGTGGTGCTACGCGGCCAGCCCAGGCCCGAAGCCTATATGAGGTTTGGGCAGGCAGTCTCGGGGCCAGACTTGCCGGAAGCACTCCAAGCTGAGCTTGAGTTGCTGGACGCCGAACTGTTGGGCAGCGACCCTGAACAGCCGCTGGCAGGCTATCTGCGCTTCGTGGGCGGACCGAGTGGGCGCGACGGGCAGCCGGATCTGGCGGCACGCTGGTTGGCGCAGCTGACCCGTGAGATTTAA
- a CDS encoding carotenoid biosynthesis protein, with amino-acid sequence MTYLQYHLVFILPLLLVLIALTWWQTRRGQAVAGEFRPENRWAWTTFLLFPLIPLIYTTPWDNYLVYKEVWNYPPERVLGRLLYVPYEEYAFFLLQTLITGLLLYALLRRTGPPRVSPRPWLTRWAAAGLWLGVAFAGVVMLRFESTFYLGLILAWAAPVLAGLSAFGGDLVMGRPRLFWLATIPPTLYLWATDLYAIHAGIWGISPRYTLGWNLGGVLPIEEMTFFLITNLLIVTGLLAFLHPVALERVNVLRRFFQPWQGFLLLYALLKIPVPLWPGGFPLLGTLSTAALFLAGLSWAWQRVGAKSLLLAALAFGVGLGVEVLGTRTGFPFGRYSYAGAPGLTLLTVPLLVPLGWFAMTLSAALLTRGRAWLAGLLLVAWDIGLEPLMTAQGFWTWSDARALWAGAPIQNFVGWWAVGVGLVWAFGRIAPELYQNIKQDQAPLPADFRLAYLIEAAFLPFGLLLLGLPLAALFTALAMGTAVWAALRSGLVMRPPVGRRDRQV; translated from the coding sequence ATGACCTACCTTCAGTACCACCTCGTCTTCATCCTGCCGCTGCTGCTGGTGCTGATCGCCCTGACCTGGTGGCAAACGCGCCGGGGGCAAGCGGTGGCAGGCGAGTTCCGACCCGAAAACAGATGGGCCTGGACGACTTTCCTGCTGTTTCCACTGATTCCGCTGATCTATACGACGCCCTGGGACAATTATCTGGTCTACAAGGAAGTCTGGAATTACCCGCCGGAACGGGTCCTGGGCCGTCTGCTGTACGTGCCTTACGAGGAATACGCTTTCTTTTTGCTGCAAACGCTGATCACCGGGCTGCTGCTCTACGCGCTGCTGCGGCGCACCGGCCCCCCGCGTGTCTCGCCGCGTCCCTGGCTGACCCGCTGGGCCGCAGCCGGGCTGTGGCTGGGTGTGGCCTTTGCAGGCGTCGTGATGCTGCGCTTTGAGAGCACCTTCTATCTGGGTCTGATTCTGGCCTGGGCCGCCCCGGTGCTGGCCGGGCTGTCGGCCTTCGGCGGCGATCTGGTGATGGGCAGGCCGCGCCTGTTCTGGCTGGCGACCATCCCGCCCACACTGTACCTGTGGGCCACCGACCTCTACGCCATCCACGCGGGCATCTGGGGCATCTCGCCGCGCTACACCCTGGGCTGGAATCTGGGCGGGGTGCTGCCGATTGAGGAAATGACCTTCTTCCTCATCACCAATCTGCTGATCGTGACCGGCCTGCTGGCCTTTCTGCATCCTGTGGCGCTGGAGCGGGTGAATGTCCTGCGGCGGTTCTTTCAGCCCTGGCAGGGCTTCTTGCTGCTCTACGCGCTGCTCAAAATTCCGGTGCCGCTGTGGCCGGGCGGCTTTCCGCTGCTCGGCACACTCAGCACCGCCGCTCTCTTTCTGGCGGGCCTGAGCTGGGCCTGGCAACGGGTCGGCGCGAAATCGCTGCTGCTGGCGGCGCTGGCCTTCGGCGTGGGGCTGGGCGTGGAAGTGCTGGGCACCCGCACGGGGTTTCCGTTTGGCCGCTACAGCTACGCTGGCGCACCCGGCCTGACCCTGCTGACCGTGCCGCTGCTGGTGCCACTCGGCTGGTTTGCCATGACCCTCTCGGCGGCGCTGCTCACCCGTGGCCGCGCCTGGCTGGCGGGGCTGCTGCTGGTGGCCTGGGACATCGGGCTGGAGCCGCTGATGACGGCCCAGGGCTTCTGGACCTGGAGCGACGCCCGAGCGCTATGGGCCGGAGCACCGATTCAGAACTTCGTGGGCTGGTGGGCGGTGGGCGTGGGGCTGGTGTGGGCCTTCGGACGGATCGCGCCGGAACTCTACCAGAACATTAAGCAAGATCAAGCGCCTCTCCCCGCTGATTTTCGCCTCGCCTACCTGATTGAGGCCGCTTTCCTGCCGTTCGGCCTGCTGTTGCTCGGCCTGCCGCTGGCCGCCCTCTTCACCGCCCTGGCGATGGGCACGGCGGTCTGGGCAGCACTCAGAAGCGGCCTGGTGATGCGGCCTCCGGTGGGGCGACGTGACCGGCAAGTTTAA